A window of Pedobacter lusitanus contains these coding sequences:
- a CDS encoding bleomycin resistance protein gives MLKYAIPILASLNEEETVKFYTEKLGFTFHASWDGYLIFSRDGVNIHLWPAQDPEIAKSTGCYVNVTEVDKLYAELKEKELIHPNGDLKDMPWEMRQFSVLDNNGNIIHFGEDMSEEE, from the coding sequence ATGCTAAAATATGCTATACCTATACTAGCTTCATTGAATGAAGAAGAAACTGTTAAATTTTATACTGAAAAACTGGGATTCACTTTCCATGCGAGCTGGGATGGATATTTAATATTCAGCAGAGACGGGGTAAATATTCATTTGTGGCCTGCACAAGATCCGGAAATTGCCAAATCAACGGGATGTTATGTAAACGTGACCGAGGTTGATAAACTATATGCCGAGTTAAAAGAAAAAGAGCTTATACATCCAAACGGAGATTTGAAAGATATGCCCTGGGAAATGCGCCAGTTCAGTGTACTTGATAATAATGGTAATATTATACACTTCGGAGAGGATATGTCCGAAGAAGAATAA
- the pncA gene encoding bifunctional nicotinamidase/pyrazinamidase, whose protein sequence is MTALIIIDVQYDFLPGGALAVNHGDEIVQTINELQPKYDLVVATQDWHPEGHKSFFTSHPNKTPFEEISLNGLTQVLWPEHCIQGTRGAELVSELSTNAIEAIFRKGMDKEIDSYSGFFDNARKKSTGMADYLKGRGVTEVAVCGLATDFCVYYTANDALDLGFKSSIIECASKPINSERSELVKKDFQLMGGTVI, encoded by the coding sequence ATGACCGCTTTAATCATTATCGATGTACAGTATGATTTTTTACCAGGTGGCGCCTTAGCTGTTAACCATGGTGATGAAATCGTCCAAACCATTAACGAATTACAACCAAAATATGATCTGGTAGTGGCCACGCAAGACTGGCATCCTGAAGGCCATAAAAGTTTCTTTACTTCCCACCCAAATAAAACACCGTTTGAAGAAATATCGTTAAACGGATTAACTCAGGTGCTATGGCCCGAGCATTGCATACAGGGAACAAGGGGAGCCGAATTAGTTTCAGAGCTTTCAACGAATGCTATCGAGGCTATTTTTAGAAAAGGAATGGATAAAGAAATAGATAGTTACAGTGGCTTTTTTGATAATGCCAGAAAAAAATCTACCGGCATGGCCGACTATCTTAAAGGAAGAGGAGTTACCGAGGTAGCCGTTTGTGGATTGGCCACCGATTTCTGTGTATATTATACTGCCAATGATGCCTTAGACTTAGGTTTTAAATCAAGTATTATAGAATGCGCTTCCAAGCCGATAAATTCAGAAAGATCTGAACTTGTTAAAAAAGACTTTCAACTAATGGGAGGAACTGTTATTTAG
- a CDS encoding EF-hand domain-containing protein yields the protein MKTKLKNTLCAALTCVSLLSFSNNSANAAILKSGTNDPSPEEMKLIFNMIDKDGNGAITLREWNISGFTAYEKVFNNLDADGSGDLNFNEFLVLDYYLLRDLNV from the coding sequence ATGAAAACTAAATTAAAAAACACTCTTTGTGCAGCTCTTACCTGTGTATCATTATTATCTTTCAGTAATAACTCCGCAAATGCAGCTATCCTAAAATCAGGAACTAACGATCCCTCCCCAGAAGAAATGAAGTTAATATTTAATATGATTGATAAAGATGGAAATGGTGCTATTACCTTGCGCGAATGGAACATCTCGGGCTTCACTGCATATGAAAAAGTATTTAATAATCTTGATGCCGATGGGTCTGGTGATCTGAATTTCAATGAATTTTTAGTTTTAGATTATTATTTATTACGTGATCTTAATGTTTAA
- a CDS encoding winged helix-turn-helix transcriptional regulator has translation MKKEAIVNNNSSCKTRILAIKDTMGILSGKWKFHILGTLILENKLRFMDLLREIDGIGAKMLSKELQDMEVNHLITRTILNTKPITVEYEITEYGKTLSPIIDEIAKWGIAYRDSISGK, from the coding sequence ATGAAGAAAGAAGCAATTGTAAATAACAACTCCAGTTGTAAGACCAGAATATTAGCGATTAAGGATACAATGGGAATATTATCCGGTAAATGGAAGTTTCATATTCTCGGCACACTGATCCTTGAGAATAAATTACGGTTTATGGACTTATTGAGAGAAATTGATGGAATAGGTGCCAAAATGCTGTCTAAGGAACTTCAAGACATGGAAGTCAACCATCTGATAACCAGGACTATTTTAAATACAAAGCCCATAACAGTAGAATATGAAATCACTGAATATGGAAAAACATTAAGTCCGATTATAGATGAAATAGCTAAATGGGGTATAGCTTACA